The following coding sequences are from one Pocillopora verrucosa isolate sample1 chromosome 5, ASM3666991v2, whole genome shotgun sequence window:
- the LOC131797876 gene encoding uromodulin isoform X1 — protein sequence MICRIGLRMVLLASLFIVHLLSATTAEQCGTEYSIFGMMLTRHSFKTMKTSSAMECLHACRDDVRCQSLNYVIGEVSFPLGSIRELPAETCREIKLSEGHAISGNYWLNSIVNGKSLLAQCDMETEDVDECSADVQICGSNANCTNTNGSYYCSCHSGFTRSGKECVDIDECTAGVHSCLLGTATCINTIGSYNCSCNLGYVGDGRTSCYVQSAECQNPASLAEANRKVTFTGVGLCDNTLGPNWFRFQGAAGNRMAATCVPTNRCGTHATGWLKGVHPTVSEAIVTRQVCFHWSGECCNWSINIQVRNCNGYFVYNISGTPPVHPCHLRYCGAD from the exons ATGATTTGCCGAATTGGTCTAAGGATGGTTCTTCTTGCATCTTTATTTATCGTCCACCTGCTGTCTGCAACAACCGCTGAACAGTGTGGAACGGAATATTCCATTTTCGGCATGATGTTAACGAGACACAGTTTTAAGACGATGAAAACGTCTAGCGCAATGGAGTGTTTACATGCTTGTAGGGATGACGTGAGGTGTCAGAGCCTGAACTACGTAATCGGGGAAGTTAGCT TCCCTCTCGGTTCCATACGTGAGCTGCCTGCGGAGACATGTAGAGAAATCAAGTTGAGTGAAGGTCACGCAATCAGTGGCAACTATTGGTTGAATTCGATTGTTAATGGAAAATCCCTTCTTGCTCAGTGTGATATGGAGACAGAAG ATGTTGACGAGTGTAGTGCTGACGTCCAGATTTGTGGCTCTAATGCAAACTGCACAAATACCAACGGCTCTTATTACTGTTCCTGTCATTCTGGTTTCACAAGAAGTGGCAAAGAATGTGTAG ATATAGATGAATGCACAGCTGGTGTTCACTCTTGCCTTCTTGGAACAGCCACGTGCATTAACACTATTGGTTCATACAACTGTTCTTGTAACCTTGGTTACGTAGGGGATGGAAGGACAAGTTGCTATGTGCAGTCAGCCG AATGTCAAAATCCTGCAAGTCTTGCGGAAGCTAACAGGAAAGTAACGTTCACCGGAGTTGGTTTATGCGACAATACACTCGGTCCAAATTGGTTTCGTTTCCAGGGAGCAGCTGGAAATAGAATGGCTGCCACATGTGTTCCAACTAACCGCTGTGGAACGCATGCAACTGGTTGGTTAAAAGGGGTTCATCCTACAGTGAGCGAGGCTATAGTCACCAGGCAGGTCTGCTTTCATTGGTCAGGAGAATGCTGCAACTGGTCAATCAACATCCAAGTAAGGAATTGCAATGGATATTTTGTGTATAACATCAGTGGTACACCTCCAGTGCATCCCTGTCATCTGCGGTACTGTGGTGCTGACTAG
- the LOC131797876 gene encoding uromodulin isoform X2, which produces METEDVDECSADVQICGSNANCTNTNGSYYCSCHSGFTRSGKECVDIDECTAGVHSCLLGTATCINTIGSYNCSCNLGYVGDGRTSCYVQSAECQNPASLAEANRKVTFTGVGLCDNTLGPNWFRFQGAAGNRMAATCVPTNRCGTHATGWLKGVHPTVSEAIVTRQVCFHWSGECCNWSINIQVRNCNGYFVYNISGTPPVHPCHLRYCGAD; this is translated from the exons ATGGAGACAGAAG ATGTTGACGAGTGTAGTGCTGACGTCCAGATTTGTGGCTCTAATGCAAACTGCACAAATACCAACGGCTCTTATTACTGTTCCTGTCATTCTGGTTTCACAAGAAGTGGCAAAGAATGTGTAG ATATAGATGAATGCACAGCTGGTGTTCACTCTTGCCTTCTTGGAACAGCCACGTGCATTAACACTATTGGTTCATACAACTGTTCTTGTAACCTTGGTTACGTAGGGGATGGAAGGACAAGTTGCTATGTGCAGTCAGCCG AATGTCAAAATCCTGCAAGTCTTGCGGAAGCTAACAGGAAAGTAACGTTCACCGGAGTTGGTTTATGCGACAATACACTCGGTCCAAATTGGTTTCGTTTCCAGGGAGCAGCTGGAAATAGAATGGCTGCCACATGTGTTCCAACTAACCGCTGTGGAACGCATGCAACTGGTTGGTTAAAAGGGGTTCATCCTACAGTGAGCGAGGCTATAGTCACCAGGCAGGTCTGCTTTCATTGGTCAGGAGAATGCTGCAACTGGTCAATCAACATCCAAGTAAGGAATTGCAATGGATATTTTGTGTATAACATCAGTGGTACACCTCCAGTGCATCCCTGTCATCTGCGGTACTGTGGTGCTGACTAG